The DNA sequence CGCAAGCGATCGTGTTGCCGGTGCCCGTGTCATTAACCAGCCCGCCATCCGGCCGGTGCCGATAGTAGGCCTTATTGTCGAGGCCGCGCAGCGAGAGCGTCGGCCCCAGCCTGTCGCTTTCGCCGGTGTGGTTGAAGACGAGGTCGAGAATGGTGCCGATGCCGGCCCGGCGCAACGCGGCGACCGTGTCCTGCAATTCCGTCAGGCCGCCGGGCGCGAGGCGCGGGTCGAGCGCCATGAAGGTGACGGGATTGTAGCCCCAGGCGTTGCTCAGGCCGAGCGGCGGCAGATGCCGCTCGTCGATGGAGGCCGTGATCGGCATCAGTTCCACGGCGGAGACGCCGAGCCTTTGCAGATGCTCGATGATGGCCGGATGGGCAAGAGCGGCGATCGTGCCGCGCTTTTCTTGCGGTACATCCGGATGCAGCTTGGTGAAAGCGCGGACGTTCAGTTCGTAGATCAGGCCGCCCGGGCGAAACAGGGGCGGCAGGATCGGTGGAGCCGTGGGCGAGGCCTTGGTCACGGCCTTGGGCATCAGCGACGCGGTGTCGGCGCCCTCATTGCGCCGCGCGGCGAGCCGCCAGTGATAGGCGTAGGCCCGGTCGATTTCGACGGCGTAGGGATCGGTGAGCAACTTGTCGGGGTCGAACCACAGCCCCCGCTCGGGCGCATAGTCGCCATCGGCGCGCAGGCCATAGCGCGCGCCCGCGGCCAGGCCGGAGACAAAGAGTGAATGGACGCCGTTGCCTTCCGACGCCAGCTCGAGACGATCGAGTTCGCGGTTTCCCTGCTCGTCAAAGATCGAAACCCAGAGCCGTCTTGCCGACGAGGACCATGCGGCGAAGCGGATGCCTTCGCTGGTGATGGTGGGGCCGAGCTGGGTCAAGAGCGCTCCACCGCCCTCAAGTAATGACGCTCGGCTTGTTGCGCCCGGTGTGGCTCTTGATCCCGGCAATGTCGTCGGCCGCCGAAATCAGGTCGGCGAGCGCCTCCTGCGTGTCGAGGTCGTGCCTCGACTTGTCCGGCTCGTAGCGCTCGATATAGACGCGCAAGGTCGCGCCAGACGTACCGGTGCCCGAAAGCCGAAAGACCACGCGCGAGCCGCCTTCGAACAGCACCCTTATGCCCTGGTGCTCGCTGGTCGAGCCGTCGACCGGGTCGTGGTAGGCGAAATCATCGGCATTGGCGATCTTCAGGCCGCGCACGCTGGTGCCCGGTAGCGAGCCGAGCTTGGCCCTGAGTTCGTCGACCAGCGCATTGGCGCGGCCGCTCTCAACCTCCTCGTAATCATGGCGCGAGTAGTAGTTCCGGCCATAGGTCTCCCAATGCTCGGTGACGATCTGCTTGCAGCTTTCGCCGCGCGCGGCGAGGACGTTGAGCCACAAGAGGACCGCCCACAGACCGTCCTTTTCGCGGACATGGTTGGAGCCGGTGCCGGCACTTTCCTCGCCGCAGATCGTCGCCATGCCGGCGTCGAGCAGATTGCCGAAGAACTTCCAGCCGGTCGGCGTCTCGTAAATCCCGACACCTAGCTTGTGAGCGACGCGGTCGGCCGCGCCACTGGTCGGCATCGAACGGGCGATGCCTTTCAGCCCATCCTTGTAGCCCGGCGCCAGGCGGGCATTGGCGGCGAGCATGGCGACCGAATCCGAAGGGGTGACGAAAATGCCCTTGCCGATGATCAGGTTGCGGTCTCCATCGCCATCGGAGGCGGCGCCGAAATCGGGCGCGTCCGGTCCCATCATCTCATCATAAAGGTGCTTGGCATGGACCAGGTTGGGGTCCGGGTGATGACCGCCGAAATCGGGCAGCGGCTTGAAATTGCGGCAGGTGCCGTTCGGTGCGCCGAGGCGGTGTTCGAGGATTTCCTTGGCGTAGGGCCCGGTCACCGCATGCATGGCGTCGAAGCGCATGCGGAAGCCCGACTTGAACAGTTTGCGCAGCGCATCGAAATCGAACAGGCTCTCCATCAACTCGGCATAGTCGGTAACCGGATCGATGATCTCGACGGTCATGCCGGCAGCCTTGACTGTCGCGACCGTATCGATGTCAATCGGGTCGATGTCGGCGATCTTGAAGCTCGAAATCGTCTTGGTCTTGGCAAAGATGGCGTCAGTCAGCTTTTCCGGCGCCGGGCCACCATTGCCGGCATTGTACTTGATGCCGAAGTCCTCGTGCGGGCCGCCGGGATTGTGGCTGGCCGAGAGGATGATGCCGCCGAAGGTCTTGTATTTGCGGATGACATGCGAGGCCGCGGGCGTCGACAGGATGCCGCCCTGCCCGACCATCACCTTGCCGAAGCCATTGGCGGCCGCCATGGCAATGGCCTTCTGGATGACCTCCCGGTTATAGAAACGGCCGTCGCCGCCGATCACCAGGGTCTTGCCCTTGAACCCGTCGAGTGCATCGAAAATCGACTGGATGAAGTTCTCGGCATAGTGCTCCTGCTGGAACACTGGCACCTTCTTGCGCAGGCCCGACGTGCCGGGCTTCTGGTCGGAATAGGGCTTGGTGGAAACGGTGCGTATCATGCTTCAGGCAACCCTTTTCGAAAGCAGCAGGCGATAGAGTTCGACGTATTTTTCGGCGCTTCGATCCCACGACACATCGGTCTTCATGCCCTGGCGCTGGATGGTTTCGAAGATTGCGGGACTGGCGTGGGCGTCGGCCAGGCGTCGGATCGCGTGCAGCAGCGCGCCGCCATTGTTGGGGGCAAACTGGAAGCCGGTCGCCACGCCGGCGGCAAACGCTGCTTCATTGGCATCGATGATGGTGTCCGCCAGGCCGCCGGTGCGGGCGACGACCGGCACGCAGCCATAGCGCAGGCCGTAAAGCTGCGTCAGCCCGCAAGGCTCGAAGCGCGACGGGATGACGATGGCGTCGCAGCCGCCCTGCATGGTGTGCGACAGCCCCTCGTCATAGCCGACGACCACGCCGATGCGGCCACGATGGCGTGCGGCCGCGGCCAGCAGCGCGCCTTCGAGGCCGGCGTCGCCCGAGCCGAGGATGGCCAGCCTTGCGCCTGTCGCGACGATGCCGTCGACCACCGTCGCCAATATGTCCATGCCCTTCTGCCAGGTCAGGCGGCTGACGACGCAGACAATCGGACTGCCGTCGCGGTCGAGGCCGAAACGGTCCTCGACCGCGGCCCTGTTCGGCGCGCGGGCCTTCAACGTTTCGGCCGTATAGGTAGATACCAGATGCTTGTCGGTTGCCGGATCCCAGATGGCGGTGTCGATGCCGTTGACGATGCCATGGAGATCGCTGGAACGCATGTTGATAAGGCCGTCGAGGCCCATGCCGAATTCCGGCGAACGTATCTCCTGCGCATAGGTCGGGCTCACCGTGGTGATCGCCCAGGCGGCCTGCAGGCCAGCCTTAAGGAAGCCGACGCCGCCATAATATTCGACGCCGTCAAGCGCCATCGCCGCGGCAGGCAGGCCGAGCTCGCCGAAGATACCGGCCCCGAACTGGCCCTGGAAGGCGAGATTGTGGACGGTCATCATGGATGGGGTGCCGACCGCCTTGCCATAGCGCATATAGGCCAGCGTCATCGCCGACTGCCAGTCATGGGCATGGACGATGTCGGGGAGGTAGCCCGAGATGGCGCCCCCGGCGATATCGGCGCCGGCCTGGCTCAGCGCCGCGAAGCGCCGCCAATTGTCCGGCCAGTCCGCGCCCGAGGCGTTACCATAGGGGCCGCCGGGGCGGTCGAACAGATGCGGCGCGTCGAGCACGAACAAATCGAGCCCGGCGACCTGGACGGCATGGACCGACGCCTTGCCGCCTTGCAGTAGGGGATACTGATAGACGGCCTTCTTTTTCTTGAAGGCGCCCATCACCACGGGAAAGCCCGGAACGAGCGTACGCATGGCCACGCCCTTCGCCGCGAGCGCAATGGGCAGCGCGCCGGTTACATCGGCAAGCCCGCCTGTCTTGATCAGCGGGAAGATTTCGGGAGTGACCGACAGAACCTGCATGCGCTTAACGATCCGCTTCCCATCCATGCCGCCCAAACCGTGTGCGGTTTGGACCACGACATGCACAAAACACCCTAAAGTGACAGCCTGTTGATCACCTGTTCAGGTTGACAACTTGTTGATCATGTCCTGTGTGATCAGGCAGATACCCTTTTCCGAAACCCGGAAGCGCTTGGCGTCGAGGACGGGATCCTCGCCGACCACCAGCCCTTCGGGTATCCTTACGCCGTGGTCGATGACGACGCGCTTCAACTTTGCGTTCCGGCCGACATGAACGTCGGGCAGCATGACAACCTCTTCCAGCGTCGAATAGGAATTGATGCGCGCGCCGGTGAAGATCAGGCTTTTCTTCAGCGAAGCGCCCGAGACGATGCAATCGCCCGACACCAGTGACGAAATGGCGGAACCGCGCCTGCCGTCCTCGTCATGCACGAACTTTGCCGGCGGCTTCAGTTCGGCATAGGTCCAGATCGGCCAATCGCGGTCGTAGAGGTCGAGTTCGGGCGTCACGTCGGTCAGGTCGATGTTGGCCTCCCAATAAGCATCAACCGTGCCGACATCGCGCCAGTAGGCCTCGTTTTCGGCGGTCGAACGCACGCAGGACTTGGTGAAGCGGTGCGCGATCGCCTTACCGTGCGTGACGATATAGGGGATGATGTCCTTGCCGAAGTCG is a window from the Mesorhizobium australicum WSM2073 genome containing:
- a CDS encoding alpha-D-glucose phosphate-specific phosphoglucomutase, whose translation is MIRTVSTKPYSDQKPGTSGLRKKVPVFQQEHYAENFIQSIFDALDGFKGKTLVIGGDGRFYNREVIQKAIAMAAANGFGKVMVGQGGILSTPAASHVIRKYKTFGGIILSASHNPGGPHEDFGIKYNAGNGGPAPEKLTDAIFAKTKTISSFKIADIDPIDIDTVATVKAAGMTVEIIDPVTDYAELMESLFDFDALRKLFKSGFRMRFDAMHAVTGPYAKEILEHRLGAPNGTCRNFKPLPDFGGHHPDPNLVHAKHLYDEMMGPDAPDFGAASDGDGDRNLIIGKGIFVTPSDSVAMLAANARLAPGYKDGLKGIARSMPTSGAADRVAHKLGVGIYETPTGWKFFGNLLDAGMATICGEESAGTGSNHVREKDGLWAVLLWLNVLAARGESCKQIVTEHWETYGRNYYSRHDYEEVESGRANALVDELRAKLGSLPGTSVRGLKIANADDFAYHDPVDGSTSEHQGIRVLFEGGSRVVFRLSGTGTSGATLRVYIERYEPDKSRHDLDTQEALADLISAADDIAGIKSHTGRNKPSVIT
- the glgA gene encoding glycogen synthase GlgA; this encodes MQVLSVTPEIFPLIKTGGLADVTGALPIALAAKGVAMRTLVPGFPVVMGAFKKKKAVYQYPLLQGGKASVHAVQVAGLDLFVLDAPHLFDRPGGPYGNASGADWPDNWRRFAALSQAGADIAGGAISGYLPDIVHAHDWQSAMTLAYMRYGKAVGTPSMMTVHNLAFQGQFGAGIFGELGLPAAAMALDGVEYYGGVGFLKAGLQAAWAITTVSPTYAQEIRSPEFGMGLDGLINMRSSDLHGIVNGIDTAIWDPATDKHLVSTYTAETLKARAPNRAAVEDRFGLDRDGSPIVCVVSRLTWQKGMDILATVVDGIVATGARLAILGSGDAGLEGALLAAAARHRGRIGVVVGYDEGLSHTMQGGCDAIVIPSRFEPCGLTQLYGLRYGCVPVVARTGGLADTIIDANEAAFAAGVATGFQFAPNNGGALLHAIRRLADAHASPAIFETIQRQGMKTDVSWDRSAEKYVELYRLLLSKRVA